One Candidatus Hydrogenedens sp. genomic window, TGTTGTGATGAGGTATATTTAAATTCGCTATGAGATAATCCTAACTTATCCATACTATGAATAAACAAATAATTAAGGGGAAACCATATAGGACCAAACCAATTTGTATTCCCACCAAATATCCTCGATTCCAATTCACCAGGACAATATTTTATTTCATAATGCCTTCTGGATGTATGAACATATAAAGGTTTTTCGCGATGATACCGTGATAACGAACGCAATCCATACGGTGATAAAAATTCAGATTCATCTAAGGCATATTTTAATAATGCATCCCGTTGTTGGTCTGTAATACACGATATAGCAATATACGTGTTCCCCGTATCTTTACAACAAAATGTCTTAGAAAAAGCACTCAAATATTTATGTGTGTTTAACAATCCTTCTACTACTTTTGATAATTCTGGAAGAGAGTGTAATGGAAGATGTACTATCCCAAATAATGGAACCAAACCTGAAAAAGCCCGAACTGGTAATTGAAATTCTTTCCCTTCAACCCGAAGTAAAGGATAAAAGAAGGAGTCATTCTCATCCCAAAACGTTAAGCCATTGTTCCCTTGTAATAAATCAATCGATTTGATGAAATAATGACAAAGACGCACAGCAATCTTTTCAAACAGCGGATATTTAATAGCCACGTTACAAGCCAACTCAAGAATATTTCCAATAAGAAAAGGTGTCCAGAAAACTGCTTGTGATTCTTCTATAGTATGCTCTTGTTCAGGTATTTTTTCTAACAAACAAAAATTATCAAGCCCAATAAACCCATTTTCAAATAAAGTTTTTCCATCAGTATCTTTTAAATTAGTCCACCATATTAAATTCGAATATAACCCGCACAACGCATCCAATAAGAAGGTATTGTACAAATCATCTATATTTGCAGAAAAATGTAGCCGTTCTAAAAGGGTCATAACTTTATTAATTCCCCACGCCATTACAGGTGGATTTACAAAAGAAAAATTCCACTCAGATGCAGGAATTTGCCCTGTTGTATTTTGATACCGTTCCGATAAAAATAGTTGAAATTGCTTGATACAAAAAGCAGGATCTATCCGTGCGGTAGGAATTAAATGAAACGGTAGGTCCCATGAAGCAAACCACGGATACTCCCATTTATCCGGAACAGAAAGAACATCCGAAACACATAGTTGCCTCCATGGTTCAAAACGTCTATGTTTCTCATGGTATCCTAATTGATTCGCAACATGTAGCCAATCTTTTATAGGAAGCGAATAAAAAATCCGAGTCCATAATAGCCCTGCATAAGCCTGTCGCATTATCGTCTTTTCAGAGTTATCTATCTTCTTGGGTAATATTTCATCATAAAACGCATCACACTCCTTTCTTCTGAGTTCCAAAAGATGTGTGCACTTTTCCCCCGTAGGTTCCGATGACATCTCAGATATCGACGAAAATCGTAATTGAACAGAGACGCTCGAATGAGCAGGAACTGAAAATACATACCAAACTGCAACTCGTGTCCCTCGGTTATTCAGCGATAAAAATTCACTATTATTATAGATAATCCGTTGTGTAAAAGCCTCTCTTTGTCGTTTTGAAAAGATACCATTTTCTGATTGACTGTCAAATTCCGACTCATTCTCACAAAAGAGCAACTGAGGCAGAACATTCCCCGTTCCTTCTCCACATTCCAAACGATACTCACCTAATTTAGAATCAGAAAATACAACATGATTCGCCCCCCCATAATATATTTGAGGTTTCCTATCAATTCTGTCCAACAACCATGACCATTGCCAGCTATTCCTGAAAAAAAACTGAGGAATAATATGCAGTGGTTTTGTCGCTTTACTTCTATTCCATGCTGTAATTTGGATAGCAATATCCTTCGGACTCCCCTTAGCATATTCTACAAAAATATCAAAATAATTCAGATTATCAAATACGCCAGTGTCCAAAAGTTCATACTCTGGGTCATAACAACTTCTGGACTGGTTTCCAGAAATGAGTTTATCATACGGGAATGCTTCACATGGATAACGATATAACGCTTTTGCATAAGAAAAGCTTGGAACTGCATCAAGATAATAATAGTATTCCTTCACATCTTCTCCATGGTTCCCTTCCAATGCACTTAAACCAAAAAAACGTTCTTTCAATATAGAGTCCACACCATTCCAGAAAGACATACTGAAACAAAGCCTTCCCGAACGTTCACACCAGCCAAATATTCCATCCTCTCCTAATAAATAATTACGAACCCTTGCCGCGTCAAAGGTTGTATATTTCCATGCTTGTTCTGGAGAAGAAAAGCACTCCCGAACCGTTCCCCATTCTCGCTCTGGTAAATATGGCCCCCATTCTTGCCAGAAGTCTCCTTTATAAATTATCTCTTTAATCCTTTCTTTTTCTAAACTCATATTCTTCCCTTGATATAATTAATGATAAAATATATCTCGTTTTATTATACTAAAATAATTCCTATTTCTAAATTTAGGAAAGTTATAAATTATACAAAAGAAAATAAATAAAATATGAGTAGAGAACGATGTGTTAATTTAACAATATTAGGTGGAGGTGGGGAAATTGGAGCTAATTGTTATCAGGTTTCCTATGCTAACGAGTATATCTTGTTAGATTGTGGGATTCACCCTAAAAAAGAAGGATTTGAATCTCTTCCAAACTTTGACCGGATGGAAAACTTTCCAGATGCAGTGCTCATTACCCATGGTCATGTAGACCACTGTGGTTCCTTACCCTATTTAATCCGATTATTCCCCCATTTTAAAGTACATGCTACCCTCCCTACTATTAGAATTATCGAACGAATGCTTCATAACAGTGTCGTTGTTATGAACACCTTACGTAAAGAACGTGGAATTTACGACTACCCACTTTACCAACATGACGATGTCGAAAATTTAATGGAGACAACACGAGCTCATTTATATAACAATCTATTCGATGTCAGCAACAAATCAATTTTTAAAGCCTTATTCAACCCTGCAGGTCATGTGCTCGGCAGTGGAAGTATTTTATTAGAAATAGATAATTATAAGATCCTTTATACAGGTGATATTTCATCTGGAAATCAGGAATTGTTGGGTCCTTATCAGTCCTTCGATTGGTTAGACGAAGTAGATACCATAATTATTGAAAGCACTCAAGGCGCATTAGATGAAGAACAAATAAATCCATACTTTGACGAAGCACTCCGTTTAGCAGACAATATCAATCACGTTATAAAAAAAGAAGGCTGTGTATTAATTCCTACATTTGCTCTCGGCAGAACACAAGAAGTCGCCAATATTCTTGCTCGACTACAAGAAGAAGGCATATTAGCAAAAGTCCCTATTTATATCTCTGGTTTAGGTCGTGCGATATATGATATTTATGAACAATTCCGAGAGTATCTCGACCAAAATAGCCATTTACGTCCCTTAAATATTTTCCGAAAATTGGGTAATGTATGGGAACCTGACATTGTTAAAAAACTCATATCTACCCCTTCCATTATTATTGCAACTTCGGGCATGATGGTAGAAAACACCCCGTCCGCATTAATTGCACAAGAGATGGTAAAAGAAAAACATCACGGTATATTCTTTGTTGGATACATTGACCCAGAAACATTAGGTTTCAAATTATTAGAAGCACCAGAAGGGGCTGAACTTCAATTCCAATTAGATGTCCCACCCGTCAAAGTAAAACTACGAAATATCAAAAGATTCCATTTTAGTGGCCATGCTAATCGAAAAGCTTTGTTAGACCTGATATACCAATTAAAACCCAAAAATGTTATCTTAGTTCATGGAGACCCACCAGCCCTTCAATGGATGAAAGAAAATATCAATTCAAATACAAATTGTTTCGTTCCACAAAATGGCTCAACAATCTCATTAGAAATATGATATGCCTGAGAAAAAATCCAAAAAAATAAAAAGAAAAATAGTCTCTCTTTTTGCATTGGGGTTCCTTCGTTTATTCCAGAAAATCCCATTATCCTCATCACGCAAAATTGCAATCCTGTTTGCATTCATTGCATTCCACCTTGTCCCAAGAATAAAAAAAGATGGGTACAAACACATTAATTACGCCTTCGGAGATTCCATTACCAAACAAGAAAAAAAAGACATCCTTTGGAGGGCTACAAAAAATATGTTCCTCGTAGCCTTCGAACTACCTCATCTCCCAAAATTGGCAGAGAATAAATATAGCAACATCGCTTATTACAGAGGTGTTGAAAAT contains:
- a CDS encoding glucosidase — its product is MSLEKERIKEIIYKGDFWQEWGPYLPEREWGTVRECFSSPEQAWKYTTFDAARVRNYLLGEDGIFGWCERSGRLCFSMSFWNGVDSILKERFFGLSALEGNHGEDVKEYYYYLDAVPSFSYAKALYRYPCEAFPYDKLISGNQSRSCYDPEYELLDTGVFDNLNYFDIFVEYAKGSPKDIAIQITAWNRSKATKPLHIIPQFFFRNSWQWSWLLDRIDRKPQIYYGGANHVVFSDSKLGEYRLECGEGTGNVLPQLLFCENESEFDSQSENGIFSKRQREAFTQRIIYNNSEFLSLNNRGTRVAVWYVFSVPAHSSVSVQLRFSSISEMSSEPTGEKCTHLLELRRKECDAFYDEILPKKIDNSEKTIMRQAYAGLLWTRIFYSLPIKDWLHVANQLGYHEKHRRFEPWRQLCVSDVLSVPDKWEYPWFASWDLPFHLIPTARIDPAFCIKQFQLFLSERYQNTTGQIPASEWNFSFVNPPVMAWGINKVMTLLERLHFSANIDDLYNTFLLDALCGLYSNLIWWTNLKDTDGKTLFENGFIGLDNFCLLEKIPEQEHTIEESQAVFWTPFLIGNILELACNVAIKYPLFEKIAVRLCHYFIKSIDLLQGNNGLTFWDENDSFFYPLLRVEGKEFQLPVRAFSGLVPLFGIVHLPLHSLPELSKVVEGLLNTHKYLSAFSKTFCCKDTGNTYIAISCITDQQRDALLKYALDESEFLSPYGLRSLSRYHREKPLYVHTSRRHYEIKYCPGELESRIFGGNTNWFGPIWFPLNYLFIHSMDKLGLSHSEFKYTSSQQFENYSFHNIADELRSRLLTLFKKNSQGCIPSMETFYRYNNIFSCEEHLLFYEYFNGDTGEGIGASHQTGWTALIAEIIQELANQ
- a CDS encoding MBL fold metallo-hydrolase — translated: MSRERCVNLTILGGGGEIGANCYQVSYANEYILLDCGIHPKKEGFESLPNFDRMENFPDAVLITHGHVDHCGSLPYLIRLFPHFKVHATLPTIRIIERMLHNSVVVMNTLRKERGIYDYPLYQHDDVENLMETTRAHLYNNLFDVSNKSIFKALFNPAGHVLGSGSILLEIDNYKILYTGDISSGNQELLGPYQSFDWLDEVDTIIIESTQGALDEEQINPYFDEALRLADNINHVIKKEGCVLIPTFALGRTQEVANILARLQEEGILAKVPIYISGLGRAIYDIYEQFREYLDQNSHLRPLNIFRKLGNVWEPDIVKKLISTPSIIIATSGMMVENTPSALIAQEMVKEKHHGIFFVGYIDPETLGFKLLEAPEGAELQFQLDVPPVKVKLRNIKRFHFSGHANRKALLDLIYQLKPKNVILVHGDPPALQWMKENINSNTNCFVPQNGSTISLEI